In Limanda limanda chromosome 3, fLimLim1.1, whole genome shotgun sequence, the sequence TGTGTCGGTGTCACTAGAGATTGAGAACAAACTGGAGTCCTCTTCACATGATAATCGCCCTGAATCTGCATTGCACTGCTGATACGACATTTCTGTAGCCATCCGAGATGAACCTGACCAAGGTAGGTTAAGAAGCAGACAAGCTGGTGCCCGTTGATCAGGGCAGGTCACCATCTTATCCTCAACAGGACAGTAAGCAGAGTCACAAACCATCTCAGCCTGGGTCTGGACTTCAGAGCTCTCTGTCATTATTTGATGTGGCGGGTTGGGAATGAgaattgaatagcttttatTGTCGAAGCCTGATGATCCAGAATTCACCTCCATAGCTTTCACTCCACAGGGAGTGCAGGGAGCGGAGAATAAACCATCGGCTTGGTTGGATTTATTGAGAGGATTGGAGGTAAGAGGTGATACTGGGCTGATACCGGGTAACACTTTGCTGAGGGCATCAAGACGACTGGCCACAATGTCAGGCGCTTCTGCGTTAGCGTAGCTGAGACAAGAGAAGCCGCTGCCGATTCCACTGCTTTGCTGTAAGTTCCCGCTGCTAAAGTCTGTCAGTGATCCCTTTGACCTGATAACCGAGAAAtaggtttaaaataaaatgccaAAATACTCCCATAGACATCCCATAGAGGGAAATGTGTTATACGGTTGATGCACCAATGCAGCCATACTCACCAGGATTTGCTGTCATCTGTAATAAGGGGTTCAATActgacagaggaggtgaagggcgGCTGGGGCTTCAAGACCTGGAAACAAAAAAGATGAACAAGATTAAGGCTGCAAATGTGACAATATTCCGTTAAAGGCTTAGTTTGGAGTTATTATTATCCAATAGATGTGAACcattgatcttttttttttctatgggTTTCTTCCAGTTGCTGCTGGACAAAGTGATTTTGAGACACCAGTGGTTGCCGTGGTAAGTTGAGTTTCAATCtaaaaaaatatagaatatattaCGAATGGAATTACATGTAGCACCTGGCGTGAGTAGTTGTCCCTAAATGCCACTTATCTGCCCCTAACAATGAAAATGCCAGTTAGTATTTTTAACCTTTGATAGAGTGAATATAAATAGTATAAGCTTATGAAAATTGTAATGACTATAACTTTGATGTTTAAGTGTTCTTTAGTAaaaactagaatagcactcagtcGAGGGCATATCTCTGCCAAGTCCTGAAAGTCCCCatgaaattcaatcaagctgcaccaaattatacACACCCAtcgatatcagttcccttaaatgTGCTcgatttgttttcctttcattaTTATCcaggaaaactgtgaaaatgtcaaaggaagtgaaaaggaaTTCCTGGATGTGGCCCCTGATCCTGATCAACAGCCAAATTGAAAAGCTGTTTCCAGGTAATCTGTTCAGTtggttttgtgtaatcttgcttaaatTCATACataccaacaaacagacagggaaacattacctccttggtggagataataaatatatatacaacaaTTGGATCTGCAAGTCGGTGATTTGTGGGAGATTACTGGGTGTCTCACCTCTTCAGCAAATGAACGCATAATAGGAAGTTTGGGATTTGGACAATTGTCCCATGCCCTCCTCACCCTAAAATCaaacatgacaaaaacaaagtgacaaACATGACAAAGGGAGTTACAcaatttaaaaggaaaacaatttTCCCTAATTCATAAACAGAGGCAAGACAATTTCATGTTAAAATTCAAGGTGCTGACAGAGAAAGAAGGACGTAAAACTTTTATCTACACAACTTACTTTACAAAACAGTAAAATGCGGCAATGGCGATGAGGACTGCAGCAATACTGAGGCTGAGGATGAGAGCCAAGAGCAGGGCGAAATGGGAGGCCGCTGGGAAGTAACAAGTATGAAGGAAGTTACAGTTTGTACTGATGAAATCTAATACAGAGATTTACATAGAGAGAGGGACCTGCCTTTAAACCGGGTACCAGGCTTGTGTTATGTGTCACACAATAACAGCCTGAGCTACTATTCAACACCTGTAATTTACGTAAGTACACTGCGTCAGCAGATGCTAGCATCATCAGATCTTTAATGAGCCgaatgatttaacatttatttcagtttgagcACATCATGCAGCAATGGCAGGCACCCGTATTGTTCATCATGTCCCAGTTTACTGACTAATTCAATGTTTACTCACATCTACTGGTAGTTAATTTGTGCGGAAGACGTTCAAACCTACAAATAATGAATAAGATAaaaatagggctgggcaagttaactagttaattacgagttaactcaagtgatgagttaactcgattcattattttatctcgcattaactcaggtttgattatttattgttttattgtgaaagtcaggcttttattttgtgaaagtctattgctgactgctgcggaaccggaaaaaagaaaataattggcggattaacaaccatggataaggctacggagcttttacatggccattttcattttaaagtccttccagacggcggagtcgacagaaccaaagttatttgtagccactgccaaggtgaattttcttatcaccggagcacttccagtctaaaatatcacctgaatgcaaaacacacagttgatatcagcaaatcactcaacaaaacagcgagcggagcgaggcttcggcagactacgttagacgcaggaaggagtatacatttttcataacgaagaggataacattaatgtcctggcagtggcattgagctttaactttgtatttgctttgataacattgttaagttgagatttacactgactgaatattttatttaactgctactgtattaaatgctgacgttaaaagtgtttgcagaacaaatgttatggcactttcgttcatatggcagaacattgaaaataaaattgcgctatacactactttttaattcattattggattttgcgtatacaaatgcgattaatctaGGATTGGTAAATTGTTtgtgaaacacattttattttgtttgttgaaatcctcttaaCGTTGCAATAACGTGTGATAAAAAGTCAACAGAAGAGGACACTTACGGGTTGAGAATTCCATCTCTTCACTGCTGTCACTAAACTTGTCGCTTACATCAGTGAAGCTCCTCACAGTGACAACATACGTCGTGCTTGGCTCTAAATCTTCACCGGATATTTCATAGATATTCAGGTTGGCAATGGTTTGTGGTTTGAACGACTTAGTGACCTGCAATACAGAAACAAGAAATTAACTCCTTTGCCTAGTCTGTGTCATTATATGTCCAGGACGATTGATCTTAGAGTAATACAGTGTGAAGTCTCtcctacattttttttatctccttttTTACGGTACATCAATTCAGCAGTCAAGCTGCTTTCGAAAAAGTCCTCCATGTTGTGTTTCCACTTGACTTGAAAAACCCCGTTGATTTCGTCTACTGAGATGATTGTTGGGACTTTGGGCTTAACTGTAGAGGAACAGGGAAAAGACAAGTGAGACGAAAGCATCTTGAAGAACCTCCCTCCTGTTTTGCACCCATCCCCTGTCATTCCCTCCTTCAGTAAGTTTTTCCAGTCGCTGCAGATTTGTAGACTTTTCATACAACAGCAGGCAACTTACTGCTTTGTGTGACACCGATGATTTTGGACTCCACTTTTTGGTCTCCTCTCAAAACCTCTACTGTGTGACTCTTTCCGGGAACAAGTAACATTTTGAAGGAGCAACAGCACTGGGAATGACACTTCTTGGGAATGCAACCTCTGTGGGATACAAAAGAATGTGCAACATGCTGTGAATAAATCATGTTACTAGCTTCTCAGTTGATTTTAATAGTACATATTCAATACTGTTAAACTTGAGTCAACAGTTTCAATCTAaagaatcattattattattctgattTGATAGCAATTTAAGTTATGAGCAGCACACCACTAGGCTTGGACtatcttgtttttttcaacTAAGAAATATTTCTAAAATATGATCGTTCTTAACttaacaaagacacagagaccaTTTTATGTGTCTTCATCTCATCCCATCTGAATTACTGCAACAGCTATCCCTATTACTTTTGAAgtgatcattattttaaagaCAGAGAAAGCATATAACATAACTTCATCTCATCGTGCCCGGTCTATTCAACAGCTGTCTTCACTCGCGGAACCAAAAAGCTATTGACTGACTTCAATCTCAGCTGCCAGGCTCTAAGAGATCATATCATATCACCACTTTTAAAGCGTCGTCAAGATTTTACTGAATCATTTTAAGGGTCTCCTTGGTCTCTGTCCAAGCTATATCGGATATTTTACTCCCGTATGAAAAATAACTGGTAGTTGGGCCCCAGGGCTCTAGGCTCTGAGTCAGTGATGTCCTTTAAGTCCCTTCTCAAGATTTTCAACGGTCACATCCAGTATTAGTTTTGTATGCATCAAATTCTTTTAACCTGTTCCATTTAAAacttatttcatttaaatttatcTCATGATTGTATTAAATTCCTGTTTTATTTGACTGCCATTGTATcctgtaaataaagtttattattatttttgaatttgtttAACTAAGCTTAATATGCACAGTTGAATACAGAAATACACAGGCTCACTTCTGACTTAATCAACAACTTACCCATCTTTGGTGGAGAGAGCCACCTTGTATTCAGAGCAGTTCTGCGCTTTAAACTCACAAAACATCTGTTTGTCATAGTCGTTGGTGCAGTCCAGATGTGTTTCCGTATCCACACCTGTACGACAcagacaccacacgagcagacAGCAGGTAGAGGGGGTCAGGTTATTACTTATTTGAACAACGATCTACATGTGCAGTATATTATACGTACCTGGGAGAGATATGACAGTGTTCGCTATGATCAGCAGGAAAATAGAAAACATCCTTTCTCGCCtgaaaacaaacccaaacacgGATAAGTTTCTtccttaaaaacaacaaatacctCGGACACATGTTCAGGTGACGTAAATGTTGCCTACCTGTGTAGATCCCCGCTGAACCGTAATTTATTCCATGTGTTTCCCTCGAAAATCAACAATCCAACCGCGAGTCGTTTacactctgctgctgttgtagGAGGAAGTGAGCACAGGGCGGTGCTGTGTGTGAAGCCAcacccccccctacacacacacacacacaagcacacgcacacacacacacacgcacacacacacacacagacacacacacacccacacgcacacacacgcacacacacacacacacacacagtcttccTGATTTGGAAAGAAAGCATTTACTGTAAATGTTGCGCCATCATTTCCCGTGAAGTTCGTCCCACTCACTCAGTCAAAGAGTACAGAGAAGGCAAGATGCTTCACGCATCACTTTTCACTTCAACTGAAAGTGTGGGATAAACTACTCTAAATGCAGGAACCCAAATAATCGAGCCGAATTAAATTAGGGTTGGACCAGGGATATTTATATGGACGCGTAATAGCTTAAACCATACAGATGAAAGTGTTTGGAGAATCCACAAATCCACGTATATTAAAAGTGTCTGTTTACAGCCTGTCCAACAAGTTCATAATGGAATTGTTGCCAGACCTTCAGTTAGTTATCATTATCAATATCTATGATACTAAATTGTATCAAACCCCCAAAAGAAGATGGAGGTGGAAATATGACATGTTTatgaaatggtaaatggatttgtttttatattgcgcttttctagtctgatgaagaccactcaaagcgcttttcagtacagtttcacattcacccattcacacacacattcatacagtgcatctactcgcagcactttgttattctatggggggctattgagggttcagcatcttgcccaaggacacttcggcatgcagatggttcagactggggatcgaaccgccgaccttcaggttggaggacgaccactctacccctcaacCACAGCCGCCATGAGTATCTCTTTTATTGTATTGACACTGGACTGCTCCTGAATTACACACTAAAAGCACTTTTTATGTATTAAAATTGTTTTCATCCCATAACAAAGTTAGACGACTTGGCTGATGTTCTCTAGTACTAGAACTTTGGCTGTGGATAACTCCAAaaccacaaaaagaaaatagtactTCATAGTATGTAAGATGTTTCCTGTTGCCAAAACAATAGGTTCATAAAGTACTTAAAAGGAAATAGTGTTTTTTTCTATCAACAGAGAAACAGGCTGAATTTAATTCCTCGCATAGGTACTTTGACTGTGGATTATTTCAAAAACTGCACTGTaaaagtacttgtactgtactTGAGAGTACTTGTGCATGCAGTGTGAGATGTTCCTGTTACAAAAAAGTTAGGTTCATAAACACTTACGCAGGtagattactcaaaaactacacaCTAATACTACTTCACATTACTTGTACAAGTATTTTAAGATTAACTGAAAAGGTGAAAGGCTCATAAACTACTTATGGAAGAAATATTTTTTAGTCTCTGTCAAAGTTAGATGAAAAGGATGAATTGTGTTCCGTAGAAAGGACTTTGGCAGTGGATTACACCAGAACCTCAAAAAAAGTCTTTCCTGTTGCGAAATATTTGGTTGATAAATTACTTGcgaaagaaatgtttttgttctgtaaTATATGTTCTTTTGCAATGGATTACTCCAGAACTATACAATAAAATTACTTTATATAATTTTAACAACTATTTTAAAATGTAcccattttaaaaatataagaCTCCTATGGAAGAAATGTTTTTCATATCCAAAATCCAAGATAGACGAACAGGCTGATTTGTTTTCCGTAGAAGGAACTTAGACAGATATCACACCAAAACCTCAGTGTAAAGGTTCAAAATAATAAGGCTCATAAACTACTTATGGAAGAAAGGGTTTATTATTGCAGATTATATcagacttttttatattttcaagtTACAGGTGTTGGACATCTACATTTCTCTAAATTGATAAACTGCTCTAATTTAGTGAGCATTATATTTGTACAAGATATTGTATGAGGATGTCTAGTGGTGTAGTGCAGGGTATACATGGGTATACGGTGTAATACCCACTTATTTTTCAATCAGCATAGCGACAGCATAACCATTTCCAAATTGTCTGCATCATTAATCCCTGTCCTGCAAGCCAATTCTTTTTGTGGACAGCGAAAGCATCACCCTCCCTTTTATTCCTCTGATTGGTTAGTTAGGATAAGAATGTCAGGGGAAGCCAATCAGACGCCGATAGGGATGGGTCATACCTGTGTTCGTCTTCCTGGTAAAAAATATCACAGCGTTCATCTGACCTCAGCCTTTTAAAGACAACCCACAGGAAGTGGAATAGAACATCAGAGACTAAATAAGAGGAGGGACTTTGATATAAGATTTCTCTAATCCTTTCTTTCATAGATTATTAATCATTTGCTTAAACTCTATAATGTGTTTGTAGAACATTTTCTTCTGATATATTGTATTCATGTCATGGATGGTTTCATCAAACAGTGAGGCTGtaacacatacacatctttgactttttagtcaGGTCAATCAACCATACAACATTTCATCTATTCATCTGATATGTGACTCAAAACGTGTCATGTTCAGTGACTGGGATTGGCTCTTTAGCTCAGGTGAAGCTGAGCAGACAACAGGCTaatgtcagctgtcaatcaagtcATAATTTTGCTTAATTTCAAGCCTGTATTGTCTACACGAGgaacaaagaacaaaaagtACATCAAAGGGAAAAGACACTGAGACCAAGAACCCAGCAATCCCTTTGAATTTGTCTTTATCAAAGGAAAGAGACGTCAAACACATCACTACCTAACGGTTAATTACTGGTTAATAGTGCCCACAATCTTTcagagaaaactgaaaaaagaagagaatttTGCAACACAGTTTTACAATCTCGATATTAAAATGGAAACTGATGCGCACACAGGTGAGTTTGAAAAGGGGTTCATGAAACCTGTGATAAACATTGTAatacaaaatgttaatattttaaacaggaaacactaTGGTTAATGTTCTTTTTGATTTAACGGTTAATTATGTCCACCAGAGAAAATCAGGGCAGCGAAGATGCATAACTATCAGCTCACCATCAAGACGAAAGATGAGACCATACACAAGCTGAAGGAGCAGAACCTGAATATAGCCAAGAAAGTTTCAGAGCGGAATATTGTAAGTTTAGTGTAGTCCACACAAAATTTAAGTTTATCTCTACCGCTTTGTGTTTTGACAGTTGATTTTGCTTTTGCTTCCTAGGCTGAGGTTCAGAACACCGTCCCTTTTCCTGACAGGGAGTTTGATTACACTGTCTCTCGCATTCCAGGAAAGGTAAAATAAGGAATCAATATTACAGGGTCTTTTGTTGTTCATTCTTACTGTACTATACAGTGCACCTTTGGcttaattatatataataatacctTTGTCACACCAAAAGTATAACTCCAATATATCCTCAAACaagatttttaaccctttcactgtctgtatatttatttctcttttctcaccAACATTTTTCCTTGTAATGCGTTTTCCTCAGAAAGCCGAGTCAACACTAAGTAATGAAATCAATCTTAGGATGAAGCATCTCAATAAGATGAAAAACATCACCATGAGATACCAGCAGCGCCTTGCCCTGCTGAGGAGGGAGTGCCAGCGACTGAGACCTGAGAATGAACTTTTTCCACCACCTCCTAATTTCCATGCCCGTGAGGATGAGGAAATAGCTCGGGTACTTATGTCTCAATATCATGTAGAGATGtgcaaaacatgaaaaatgcTTATTTCCAGtcaaagatttttaaaaaagctatgtgtttttgtgtgtgtgtgtgtgttctcagttCCTACGGTCACTGGAGATCCAAATGGAGAAGACCGGGTTTAAGTGCAGTCAGGCTGTGTTCAACATGAGGGATCACCAGAAACTCATATCTCTTATCCAGGTTAATACAACATACAAATTTTAACCTTAAAATAATGCTTTGTGTCACAAAAATTTACAATTACTCACTGGAAATTTTGCTAAATGAGTATTGACGGcaccagtgtttcccacagggatatgaaaaaacaacactccCAGTTGCCGATTGTAAAAAGCATGTTGTTAGTTGTGTGGCTGTTTTCACCGTAGGCATGATAAGTTAATTCTACAAAGATAATAACTGTGCAATCTGTCAGAGGATAACagtgaaaaaacacatcatcagtgtTTTGTTCACAGTGTGCTAATTAGTTCATTTTCTTATCACGCACAGAAGCAGTAGTTGTTGTGTTCTGTGCTGCAATGCTCAGCAGGGTAATAATGGCCTGCGTGACACTGATGCGCCTTGAACAGGGGACATTAAGTGAGATGTGAGACTTTGGCAGTGGAATGGTACATCCTGACCTGGTCCAGGAGATATTTGCCTCCTCTCTTAACCTTTTTCACATTCTCTTTCCTTCTGCCTCTCACTTTTCCACTCTCGCAAATTCAGGGGGGCAGTATGGCCTGCAAGAGCCATTCAGATCATCTGGATACAGAGATCCTGAAGTACAAGAACTCTCTTCACCAGCTGCAagccaagaacaacaagacccAGCTCTCCAACAAAGCTCTTCAGGTAACCTGTGACCTTTTCTCACGGGGGGGGATTCACTTCCCACCACTCTCATCACCACTGATACAAGTTATATGAGTCACAACTTAGTGGGTTACagggttttttaaatatttattcacCTGCCCCTTTTTCAATTGAATGGACACAGCTTACAGGTTTGCATACATTAACATTCCCAATTACTACACAGTGTGCAAAAAATACCCCCCACTCCCCAAAGCAATGTTCCTCTGCCTTCTTGGTCCTTTTGTTTCTTCAAAATAAGTGCACAGTTAACACCTTAGTGGGTTAAAGTGCATTGTTTGCTCACAGAGCCTCCCGTGTTAAGTAATTTTTGGTTTGAAGTGTAGTCATTACTAGTTGGTTTCCTTCTGACTTTCCTTTGTTTCCcatctctcctttcctttcttcttaTTTCTGCTATAGGCAAAGTCAAAGCAGCTGAAAGAACAGTTCGATGAGGAGGAAAATAAGAGGGCGGTCGACCTCATCGCCCAAAGGAAAAAAGCTCAGGAGGCTGCGTGCAAATATGTGTCTCCTGAGTCTGATGAAGACGaacaagacacacacatattggtACATATTTTGCAAGTTGTACTACTTCGGAATATCATTATAGTGAATGCTTTTATTTAGATGTTGTTCCCTAGTTCCCTCTTGATCACATACTTTGTCACTGGCCAAACATTTTTTGCAATGATAATAATTTGCTTCTAAACAAGAAACATTGTGTAAGATGACAATGAGTAATTGATATTAACACTCTTTCTAAACTTTGCTCCCTGCAGTATAAGGATTTCGAGAACGTCACCGCCAACATCGCACAAGTGACAAAACTCATTCGCACTTTTGAGGCGAGCTTGAAGAACATCAAATTGGTCGTTGGAGAATCAGTAAACCAGGTACGGATGTGGACGGAGAAGAAATCAATATTATTACTGAGTTAATTATCTTTGGCCCTGACGACCTAGCATCGGTCTGGCCCCCAGTTACATTTGAGAGCTTCTAACTCTGTATGCTCCTAAGTACTCTAAGACTATATAATCAACACTCGTGAGTAGTTCCTAAATCAAAGCTGGTAACTGAGGGTGATTGGACTTTTGTCACCGGGGTCCAGAGACTCTGGAATTCCTTGCCTGAGGAGATGAGACATGCCAgtattttatctgtttttgaataattgatgaaaacatatttttatagtACAGTTGGTTTTAACTTGTACTAATGGATGttgattgttttcatattttatttaatgttatcctgttgctgttctgtgttgttttatgtattttgtaaagcactttataaTATTTTGATGAGTGCTATAGAAACAAAGTTATagtactattattattatttttattattattattatttcagctgtgtaataatgaaatatattgTTGCATGTCTTCTGTGTGTAGAAGTTAGTGGGAACCTGGATCAAAAAAAGGGAACGACACATACAGCTGGAGaagcaaaagaaagagaatgaCAAAGTCCTGCaggggctgaggaggaggagggatcgCCTGTTCTCGAAATTCAAGCAAATTGATTTCTCCTACAGCCTTAAACGCTACAAGTGAGACAGCGACACAACTGCAAATGAAAAATGGATGCATGTATGCAGTTGTGCAATTCTTATTCTGTCTCACTGTTCTGCTTTTACAGTGACCAACGGGAGCTGGCGGAACAGTCGAAGTTCTCTGCTGTTGCTGTGGAGCTGCGTGCGCATCTTGACATGTTCACCACCGTTACACAGAGGGTAGAGTACCTGGCAGACAAACTTCAGCACGTCCCACTGGTAAATATGACTCCATCATTTATAACTACATTCAGTTCCCCCAATGTTGATAGCTCATAACTCCCATTTTTCTCCAGAGGGAGGACATAGTGACGAGTGAGTCTGCAGACTCATATGAGCTTGTGTTGGAGCAGCTGTCCAAGTGCGTTCAGAAGCTGCAGTTACTCAAGGATCAACTCAAGGGGGGAAATCTGGTCGCTTTgaggaaggagatgaaggaggtgAGGCAAGGCACAACAAATTGTCAGGCTACATCCCAGCGGTTTAGGTTCAGggacagtttttttctgttttcacatgCAGTTCTTGAAAGCATGCCCAAGGCTTGTGTGAAATGCATGGGCGAGCCACAGATGTTGGGTGTGCCTAACATACTGTCATTAACAGAGACAATATTTTCTGTTGCCATAGGCAGTAATGTTGATGATGAAATAATGATGTATTTGATGGTAGGCCATCACTAGACATCACAGTGGGTAGCATCGCTATTTCCCTGACAAATTCTGATATCTTGAATTTTATGAGTATATTTGAATAAGGTTAGTCTACCAAAGAAATGGATGCCGATCCTTATGGAAGAAACAATTTTTGTGGATAAACACCAACTGCAAAATTCGGCATTGACAAACGTAGAATACTTGATCATTGACTATTTGCACTTtgcgtctgtgtgtctctctaaaCAGATCAATGACAGCATTGAGAAGAGACTGCCATCTTACAACAACCGTATCAATCTCCCAGAACCTGTACTAGAGTGACATGAAGGAGGAGGACTGCTGAGAACGGCTGATACCCAAACACAAAATGAATTGAATGAGGAGTGCAGAACAGattcaacttttcttttctaaTAACATGTAATTcaacttatatttaaaaagcaatATCTTGTTAATATATGAGGACTATTAGTAACTCACATGGAAACTTCTCGTGTTGAGAACGTTTTTTATCCCTGCAGATattatttgtcttattttattttatttttatcattggtATTTTGATGTATTGCATGttgctgttttcttgttttacCTTTgactttgtgaagcactttggtcaaGATGTTTTAGATTGCGTGTAATAAAAGAGTTCTCTCCATAGATCATCCAAAAATTTTaaatcactcattatctactcaccagtatgctgatggaggggtgggtggagtGTTTGACTTTTGAAGTATCAGGgctaaacagtgttgcagccaaatccaatacaattgaggtAACGGGACAaccaaacaaaatataaaattccTCCACACGGCTcctggtgtcatccaagtgtccaacTGCATGGAATGTATTAATACATTTCTATGAGTAGTCTACATTTTCTCATAAAAAGATTGGTAATATTGACCATGGCATGCATAAAGCAAGGTGATTTAGGCTTTTGATGCCTAATGTAAGTGTCCCAAATTACCAAGTAACCTGTCCCAGATTATCTAATTCAAGGGTGAactttcttttaaatctctATTCGTCTTCTTTTGGGGTTAGAAAACATCCTAAGGGTTACAGAAAGGTATAAC encodes:
- the LOC132998587 gene encoding uncharacterized protein LOC132998587, with product MFSIFLLIIANTVISLPGVDTETHLDCTNDYDKQMFCEFKAQNCSEYKVALSTKDGGCIPKKCHSQCCCSFKMLLVPGKSHTVEVLRGDQKVESKIIGVTQSIKPKVPTIISVDEINGVFQVKWKHNMEDFFESSLTAELMYRKKGDKKNVTKSFKPQTIANLNIYEISGEDLEPSTTYVVTVRSFTDVSDKFSDSSEEMEFSTPASHFALLLALILSLSIAAVLIAIAAFYCFVKVRRAWDNCPNPKLPIMRSFAEEVLKPQPPFTSSVSIEPLITDDSKSWSKGSLTDFSSGNLQQSSGIGSGFSCLSYANAEAPDIVASRLDALSKVLPGISPVSPLTSNPLNKSNQADGLFSAPCTPCGVKAMEVNSGSSGFDNKSYSILIPNPPHQIMTESSEVQTQAEMVCDSAYCPVEDKMVTCPDQRAPACLLLNLPWSGSSRMATEMSYQQCNADSGRLSCEEDSSLFSISSDTDTTASCDPVPRVEAGYESVDEGASRMTQPNQERKVVIISDDNTSFVPAGSQSFPQVDDAYQSFQALVGQPAGE